From a region of the Crocosphaera subtropica ATCC 51142 genome:
- a CDS encoding DUF3368 domain-containing protein: MIIDERLRRKIATQSGLSIIGVLGILIAAKQRNLIESVKPLLDSLIQETGFWIEEKLYKEVLHIVGEAL, encoded by the coding sequence ATGATTATTGATGAAAGATTAAGAAGAAAAATTGCCACTCAATCAGGACTATCAATTATTGGAGTCTTAGGCATTTTAATAGCTGCCAAACAGAGAAACTTAATTGAGTCTGTAAAACCCTTACTTGATAGCTTAATCCAAGAAACAGGATTTTGGATAGAAGAAAAATTATATAAAGAAGTTTTACACATTGTTGGAGAAGCACTCTAA